The following is a genomic window from Elaeis guineensis isolate ETL-2024a chromosome 10, EG11, whole genome shotgun sequence.
CGAGGGAGGAGATGGCATGGGCGAAGAGGGGTTGAAGACGGTGGGGGGTGGGAAGGTAGAGCCGAAAAATCATAGAAAAGAAAATGACCTCTTGaggccattttttttttcttatagtatTGATTAGCCATTCGTCATTGTTTTTTTTGTCACATAGTTTAGACCTAGGAAAGATTTTTATCGATAGGATTCCCAAATCCTATAAGATTTGGGTCAACCCTATCCATTCCAAATAGGCCCGTATAAGCAAGGAAGGCTTTGGAATTTAGATCCTGCTCTGCTCCCCTATTTTATCTCTGATGGAAATGCcttaaaaaaaatggaaaaggcaAAATATAGTGGAGGCAGGGGCCTTTCAAGCTGATGCCTTGGATGGACAGATTGGAGGATGAAAAGAGATGGTGATGGCAATTGCTATGCAAGTCATTCTTCCCAAGGAGATGAGAAAAGTGGAAGAAGAAGCAAGGACCCAATTTTTCTTACTTTCAGTTGTGATTTTTTGCGGATAAAAgcctatttttttataattaaaatatgatgatcCTTGATTACCATTAATATGCAGAGATAATGCAATAGAATCTTGGTTCTTGTGATCTCTTTCCAAATCAAATAATACTTGCATGTATCCCTTGATCAATTGGCGAGGGGTGTACAACGAGGACCACCTATATAATTTATTCTCAAACTTATCCTTCAATGATCATGTTATACATGCCATGGTGAAATACTTTGATCTTTCCTCTCAAAGCCAAGTTGGGTCTTAACTATGCAGTTGAAATTTTGAATACCAGTAATACATTACAAATACCTTCAATCATCTTAAGTACTTTAAATTTGAATATAGCAGTACATCAGAAACACTACATCCATTATTTTATAGGTGGAGTTTTGACTATAGAAATCTTCCTATTTATATTCCTTCTCCTGCTTTACTTTTATTTAaggctggcaaaatatgatccgatccgtCAATCCGATCTATGTTCGATCCatcataaatagatttggattttaGCTAAACAGGtttggatcataaatggatcgatccgtttgacccatttaataattggatcctgatacatagacaaatcctaattttgattaatcccaagagagatcctcgatttgtgtattaggatcaattatcgataatttctctatatgtgattttgtattgatcagggttatgaagagatgattgtctgcatatgatatcaagtgaaatattttgttaaaaaaatttataaataaaagaagaacattaatttctgtgcttggatcagtcaccggtaaaggtaagaatccctgtacatgatcactattatatatatgctattttactgttggtcttgcatcgttggttttgtatcgtcagatttgagatcgatgaatttattatacctgagatactgttatttgattttaagcatgagtatgttatgtcaatatatatgtatcagagattgatagcatgattatatggatatgacatatctgaattgatcataatgcaagacagaattgatttgatgaaatcaacacaaaatgattaaatgaaaagaaagagatatatggtatggactagccttgtcatatggaacagcccgtcatgagcttatgcctgggacagcccccactggcttacaggtggatcagccggccaggagctcatgcttgggacagcccgccaggagcttatgcctgggacagcctctcacgggctttcgtacgtgggacagccggtcaggagctcatcctgggacagtcttgaaagactttttaagtagattcgatccggatgatgactgaggtatagacttggatagtccagagccggaaagaaactgttaagaatcatgtgattatgaaacgagaaatgaaaaataagacatgaaataattgttgaataaaagtatttcacctgttaatatatgatgatgcatctattttaacaagacaaaaaatttatgaatgtttgcattattctggatattgaacatgagattttatattttactgcttatccttattttcagactatagtactatatcagtgtgatatgggaattcttactgggctgtaaagctcacaccccttcatctttctttttcttctcagagttacaggatgacttagattggctatggcttggatttacgggtgagcagaaagataaatagagtgtcatagtatctgatcagagaattgaagaaatttaaattgtaattatgcaagattttatgaattatatttgaaattaattgttatggatgttaaggttataatatttattttggccttgcatattctttagggcttgctctaaggagtgtgcggccatcacgtatccgatccgggtgttgggttcggggcgtgacaatgtCAAAGCTGATGATTTCTTCCTCTCCGGCCTCGACAAGCCTGGCGATACAGCAAACAAACTTGGGTCAAATGTGACTTTGGTTAATGTGGAGAAAATTGCAGGGCTCAACACCCTTGGCATCTCGTTGGCTCGCATAGACTTCGCTCCTTATGGCCTGAACCCACCTCACATCCACCCTCGGGCGACAGAGATTTTGACCGTGTTAGAAGGCTCGCTCTACGTGGGTTTTGTGACTTCCAACCCGGACAACCGGCTCTTTACCAGAGTCATCAACAAGGGTGATGTGTTTGTGTTCCCCCAAGGTCTAATCCACTTCCAGTTCAACTACGTCACGAAGAATGCGGTTGCTATTGCCGCATTGAGCAGCCAAAACCCTGGTGTGATCACTGTAGCCAATGCTGTGTTTGGGTCGAAGCCACCCATCTCTCGTGATGTACTTGCGAAGGCCTTTCAAGCGGAGGAGAAGACTGTTGACTGGCTGCAGGCTCAGTTTTGGATGGACAACAACAATTGATAACTCTTTCTATGCCAAATAGAAAGATTGTTACACTGACTCGTGTGTGTCTTTAGAATGTTACACCGATTCGTATGTATTCTTTAGCACAAATAAGCAAAAAGTGAGTTGCAAAATTTTACAGTAATAAAGGCAATTTATTCACCAGTGCAAGAAAGTGCTTTTTTGTTTCTTTGCTCTGACATTAGGTCAACATCGTTGTTGGACATGATTATACAAATTACTTGTTCGCCTATTCACAAATTTCATGTCTCAGAGTGGACTGTAGGAATTAAACCATAGGCACCATGGAAAAAAAGATGGATTTTTCTGAATAAAGGACTGAAAAGCAAAAGGATTTGGATTTGGATGGTCCTTTGGCAACCTTGGCTTGAAAGGTTTGGCAAAAATGGACTGCTAGTGTATGGCATCCTCCGTGGAGGTTTGAGCAGCACTTGCCTCTAAGCTTCAGCTTAAACTCACGGCGCTTCTACTTCGAATAATTAGCAAAAGTTGCTACCTGTGTCTTTCCTCCGATCTAGGCTAGAGGAGGAGCAAAGTTTAAGAGCATGTTTGAgtttttaattagttttataacCTTAGGATAAAATCCATGATGGGATATAGCTTTTGATCCTGCAGCATTATACattaaatcctattggataaaaaCCTTATGTAGCTAATGCTATCCTATATTTGGATGATAAACATTTTATcccctattttctctctttccctCCTCTCTCTGATCTCTGCCCCTTCTTTTACCAATATAATAAACTtatcattatcaaaatatcatattgattattataattaaaaaataatttatatcaagATATAGCTAAAATATCTTTATGTACATTTAGAATTTAAAACTAAAATTCAGGATGGATTTGAAATTTATCCTCGGATATCTACTACttgaatttgattatatatattttaaaattttttataaaaaatatacatgtatatataaaacgAGAACATAGGGATTTGAACTCCAAATCTGGCCTAATAACTACTTTAACCATTCAAACCATTCAAAGATTTCATCTTTTTGTTAATATACTTATATATTTTAAACTATCAACACAAAGCTCTAGCCATCTTTTAAGCTTCTCTATTCGTCGCTACTAGCCACCCAGCCCATTGAGACTCCTGAggatgtaaaaaatagagaaaaatttgggcaaaatatagaaaaaatcaatgaaaataatGGAAAGAGGTGCACAGATTGATCATTATTTTTTCCATTTTGCtttgttttcttttcatttcattctctttttcgaaGATCTGTAGTGAAGGAGAGCACCTAAGGGAGATCGAGAGGTTTCTTAAGTTGGCTGGCGAAGGCAGCGAGGAGTTGTACGTAGGATAGTGGGGAGGTCGTCATCGGagcggaggaagaggaggatgCAGAGGAGGACGAGGATGGTGAGGGGCCAAATGGGGTAGTTGGAGAGGGGAGGAGGCGGAAGAGGGGGAGGATGGGGTAGGGGGAGGAGATGGCATGGGCGAAGAGGGGTTGAAGATGGTGGGGGGTGGGAAGGTAGAGCCGAAAAATCATAGAAAAGAAAATGACCTCTTGaggccattttttttttcttatagtttTGATTAGCCAttcctcattatttttttttgtcacaTAGTTTAGACCTAGGAAAGATTTTTATCGATAGGATTCCCAAATCCTATAAGATTTGGGCCAACCCTATCCATTCCAAATAGGCCCGTATAAGCAAGGAAGGCTTTGGAATTTAGATCCTGCTTTGCTTCCCTATTGCATCTCTGATGGAAATGccttaaaaaaaaatggaaaaggcaAAATAAAGTGGAGCCAGGGGCCTTTCAAGCTGATGCCTTGGATGGATAGATTGGAGGATGAAAAGAGATGGTGATGGCAATTGCTATGCAAGTCATTCTTCCCAAGGAGACGAGAAAAGTGGAAGAAGAAGCAAGGACCCAATTTTTCTTACTTTCAGTTGTGATTTTTTGCGGATAAAAgcctatttttttataattaaaatatgatgatcCTTGATTACCATTAATACGCCGAGATAATGCAATAGGATCTTGGTTCTTGTGATCTCTTTCCAAATCAAATAATACTTGCATGTATCCCTTGATCAATTGGCGAGGGGTGTACAACGAGGACCACCTATATAATTTATTCTCAAACTTATCCTTCAATGATCATGTTATACATGCCATGGTGAAATACTTTGATCTTTCCTCTCAAAGCCAAGTTGGGTCTTAACTATGCAGTTGAAATTTTGAATATCAGTAATACATTACAAATACCTTCAATCATCTTAAGTACTTTAAATTTGAATATAGCAGTACATCAGAAACACTACATCCATTATTTTATAGGTGGAGTTTTGACTGCAGAAATCTTCCTATTTATATTCCTTCTCCTGCTTTACTTTTATttagggctggcaaaatatgatccgatctgtCAATCCGATCTATGTTCGACCCatcataaatagatttgaattttagcTAAACAGGTTTGGGTCATAAATGGATcgatccgtttaacccatttaataattggatcggatttgagttttagatatctgattcatttaattcatttaatctatttaatattcagatcaggttgagtcagataactcatttaacctatttaacttatttctgatccatttaatctgaccgatttaatctgtttaacctatttaagacctgtttaatctgtttaaaatctgtttaacttatttctgatccatttaatccgacctatttaacctgtttaatccgtttaacctgtttaactcgtttaacctaatttgatctatttaataaataaattaaatggatCGAATCGAGCTACTTGTtcaataaatagatcggattcagatttaaatttttgacccatttaataaacaggtcagatTTGGATTAacgattttctgatccgatcTGTATTGATCCAATCCATTTATGATTCGACTCGAccgattgccacccctatttTTGTTGTCATGAAAAAATGAACATTTCAATATCATGTGGGAAGGAAATGTCAAGAAAAAATTGAAAGCTAGAAGCTTTCATAGAGAAGTTTGGGCAACTGGCTCCCATGACCCAgctcttccttcagtcacaaaaTAGTTTAATATGGATATGGTCGCATATATAAAGGAAAGCTTGATAATGGACATCATTTGGTGGCAATGAAGGTCTTGAATAGTTCTAAAGGTAATGACAAGGAATTCCTCAGGCAAGTTATCAGCGTTGGTTGCACTTACCATGTCAACATTATGAGCTTACTAGCTAGGCTTTTGTTTGGAAGGCTCTGTAAGAATTCTTGTATATGAGTTCATGGGTAGTGGATcacttgaaaaatttatttatactgAGAAACAAACAATATCAAGTCTTAGATTGGAGAAACTATTGGACATTGCATTGGGTATTGCACGGAGCTTAGAGTATCTGCAGTATTGCTGCGACATTAGAATTCGACATTTCGATGTTAACATACTACTAGATGAAGAtttacatccaaaaatatctgaTTTTAGACTAGCTAAATTATGCTGCTCGGCGGAGAGCATCACATCTAAAGTGGAAACTAGAGGTACTGTAGGGTACACTGCCCATGCATGAAGTCCTTTGAAGAATTCTAGAGGGGTCTATGACAAACCCAGTGTTCGTAGCTATGGGATGGTAGTGCTTGAAATGGTTGGGGGAAGAGAGAACGTACAAGTTCAAGTAGACATCACCAACGATTCTACTTTCCACATTGGACTAACAAGCATCTCAACttggatgaaaattttaaaactttcagGGCCATGACCAAAGTGAATGAAGAGAACACAAGAAGGATCGATAATTCTAGTTGGTTTGTAATGCATCCAGACTAAGCCAACAGTTCCAACCTCAATGATAAAAATGGTTGAACTTGTACTTGAAATCAAGATTAAGCTTGTACATTCATGGTTGAACAAAGCTTCATCTATTATCAGGTTGCTTTTAGCTCAACTTGGATAATCAACCTGATCAAATATGTCTTTCTAAAGCTAGATTTAAATATAagcttgaattaagtttgaaataagggtaaaaattatttatttatgcaaaaatttcgtttatataaaaaattatgtaataagaAAGAGTAATTTCAAAACCTTATAACAGAAAGAGTAATTTCAATTATATATATAGAATACAATACACGTACACCAAGCAAATGAACACCTTTAAACCAGTGGGTGTGCATATTGATCAATTAAATATACACTTATTTAACCAAATAATCACTTAACAGAAGCAAATGATCTCATGATGAACCACACGTACGTGCTGACACCTGCACAACACCGTTTGCAGCCTTCTTCATTAGTTGTTATCCATCCAGAATTGAGCCTGGAGATACTTGATGGTGTCCTGGCCCACTTGGATGGCCTTGGCCAAAACTGCATCAGAGATGGGCGGGTTTGATCCAAAGACTGTATTGGCTATAGTGATCACACCGGGGTTCTGGCTGCTTAGGGCTGCAATGGCCACGGCAGGTGTCGAACCATGGTTGAATTGGAAATGGATTAAACCTTCAGGAAACACAAAGACATCACCCTTCTCGAGCATCTTAGTGAAGAGAAGGTTGCCGTTGTTGATGTTGGATGTGACAAAGCCAACATAGAGCGTGCCTTCCAACACGGTCAGGATCTCGGTGGCCCGTGGGTGGGTGTGCGGTGGGTTGAGACCATAAGGTGCATAGTCTATTCGAGCCAAGGAGATGCCGAGGGTGTTGAGGCCTGCAATTTGGTTCACATTCACCTGTGTCACCTTAGACCCGAGCTGGTTCGACGTGTTGCCAGGCATGTCAAGGCCGGAGAAGAAGAAGTCGTCCGCTGTCACGTGCATTGGTGGCTTGCACACAAAACCATTCACAAGGACTGCATCCAAAGGAAGACGTACGCTAAGCCACAAGGATAACTTGTAAACCAGTAAAAGATAAAGAGTGAAAGAGTAATTAATCACTAGGTGACTTGAGGTCGGCAACGCAGAAGTCTTGAAGTTGGCTGGGATCGGAGGCCATGATCACATGAGAGGAGGCCAAggcaaggagagaaaagaagagaatatGGCAAGCCATTTCTTTCCTCTACGCGTGCAAATTAAATTGCTAATGGAAATGAGGGAATTTGGTGGGATAAGAAGGCCTGGAGAAGATTGGTATATATATAGGGGAGATGGAACCCTGCGCTCTCCAGAAGGCATTTGAACTACTTATTCTTTAATTGGTAACACTGTAGAAGAGTCTATGAGGTTAGGTATGAAGTTTTCGAACAAACTACTTGCGTCCATGCCATGGACGCAGTCTATTGTGTATGCATTCATACATATTGATACAGTCTTGGGTTTAGAGCACGTGGCAAAAAAGAAATATATGAACAGTATTGTTTACTTAGTAAAATGAATGTGTAATCGTCTTTGGCGGAATCCTGAATCACAAATTCTTAATCAGGCGCAGAGCCACGTGGCCCCACGCGGCCTTTCTTTTAAAATGCGCATTGACGGGCAGCTAGGAATTTTTAATGATTCATTTCTGTTTTCAGACATAAAGGAAAAAATTCCGGAGTTCTCAAATATAGCACTTGGAGCAAAGATCCAACAATTAGGAAAGAAGTGAATATTAATTTCACCAAAATTATAATGAAAAAGTTAAGAAGAACAaaaaatatatagagagagagatagagagaaagcGTATCAAGTGAGAGGAGTGACTTTATGTGAGAGATGAGAAAacataataataatttttggatctacgtCAACGGTTcgcatatatttatattattttacatGCTATAAAAGCataaatgatctctatcaaaatatatttcataGCATTAGATTTTCTTAATCTCCCTGAGACCATGACATTTTGTATGTACATCAATCACCATGGATATCTTTTTGTCTTGCTCCATCTGTCTGCATATCAAACCCATGAAACACGAGTCAGATGCACCTTTAATGGAATTTATGGTAATTTTCTATTTAgaattagaaaaaattatctataggtcCCTATATTGATCCGAAATTACTTTTAAGTCTCTGAATTTTTCAAATTCCACAAAAAGTCCTTCAACTGCTAAGGAATTATTTCTAGGTTCCTGCCATCCCCACAAATTGGTTACACAGGTTCATGTTCAGGTTACACAGATTTATGTtcaaattatataggtttatATTCAGGTTATGTAGGTTATGCAGATAAATATGCATAAAATGTGTCTaggtgaaaagaaagaaaagcatgGTAGCTTAAGATAGCACATGATGGATGGAAAGGAAAAATGAAAACAAACATATAATGGCatgatttttccttcattttttagAGATTTAAGAAATCTGTCTATCTAGAAAATGAAAACTTAGCTCAAAATTCAATTACAAAAAGGCActcaataataattaaaaaaagtcTAGCCATAAAGATTTTTCTTTCTTGGGAGCCACAATTCCCTTGCTTC
Proteins encoded in this region:
- the LOC140852018 gene encoding putative germin-like protein 2-1, coding for MACHILFFSLLALASSHVIMASDPSQLQDFCVADLKSPILVNGFVCKPPMHVTADDFFFSGLDMPGNTSNQLGSKVTQVNVNQIAGLNTLGISLARIDYAPYGLNPPHTHPRATEILTVLEGTLYVGFVTSNINNGNLLFTKMLEKGDVFVFPEGLIHFQFNHGSTPAVAIAALSSQNPGVITIANTVFGSNPPISDAVLAKAIQVGQDTIKYLQAQFWMDNN
- the LOC140852194 gene encoding putative germin-like protein 2-1, which gives rise to MGACSKECAAITYPIRVLGSGRDNVKADDFFLSGLDKPGDTANKLGSNVTLVNVEKIAGLNTLGISLARIDFAPYGLNPPHIHPRATEILTVLEGSLYVGFVTSNPDNRLFTRVINKGDVFVFPQGLIHFQFNYVTKNAVAIAALSSQNPGVITVANAVFGSKPPISRDVLAKAFQAEEKTVDWLQAQFWMDNNN